One genomic segment of Bifidobacterium breve DSM 20213 = JCM 1192 includes these proteins:
- a CDS encoding tyrosine-type recombinase/integrase: MAMFTSHRQPPASWTKLIDEWVLDMQARCLTERTVESYWYRVTDFARVCSKPPRQVSPVDVQSWLTESDLDASAKAGRRASINEFYKWAVRSNKMKNNPVASLPPIKRPKKPTKQPAPESAVAAGVWAENLKARLMVRLDAEAGLRREEISKVKGPDVIESVHAGESIYHLLVHGKGGKTRIVPISNDLAQEIRSTAGEGWLFPGKVDGHCCVDHAYRVIKRTTG, encoded by the coding sequence ATGGCAATGTTCACATCGCATCGGCAACCGCCTGCATCATGGACGAAACTCATAGACGAGTGGGTGCTGGATATGCAGGCACGTTGTTTGACAGAACGAACCGTCGAATCCTATTGGTACCGCGTCACTGATTTTGCACGGGTCTGCTCAAAACCGCCGCGACAGGTATCGCCCGTCGATGTTCAATCCTGGTTGACCGAGTCGGATCTCGATGCAAGCGCCAAAGCCGGGAGGAGAGCGAGCATCAATGAGTTTTACAAATGGGCGGTACGCTCAAATAAGATGAAGAATAATCCTGTCGCATCGCTGCCTCCCATCAAGCGGCCGAAGAAACCGACCAAGCAACCTGCACCGGAGAGCGCCGTTGCCGCAGGTGTCTGGGCTGAAAACCTCAAGGCACGGCTGATGGTCAGACTGGACGCCGAGGCGGGACTGAGACGAGAGGAAATCAGCAAAGTCAAAGGGCCGGACGTCATCGAATCGGTTCATGCGGGAGAGTCGATCTACCACCTGCTGGTTCACGGCAAGGGAGGGAAAACCCGCATCGTGCCAATCTCCAATGATTTGGCACAGGAAATAAGGAGTACGGCCGGCGAAGGCTGGTTGTTTCCGGGCAAGGTCGATGGACACTGCTGCGTCGATCACGCCTATCGGGTCATCAAGCGCACGACTGGTTGA
- a CDS encoding MIP/aquaporin family protein, producing the protein MEYSLYTKLAAEFFGTAILMIFGNGSVANVELKNTKGHHAGWLNIAMGYGFGVMFPVLMFGGVSGAHINPAMTIAQAVNGLFPWSDVLPYIVAQLLGALLGQFIVYLTYYPHYKETEDADAILGTFCTTDADNQKVNYFLNEMFGTLVLVFGALCCLSLAWGKQDYAAASIVVGFIVWGLVTSMGGPTGPGLNPARDLMPRLLHAILPIPHKGSSRWGEAWIPVVAPIVGAIIGAWLYVFFFAS; encoded by the coding sequence GTGGAATACTCCCTCTATACCAAGCTGGCCGCCGAGTTCTTCGGCACCGCCATCCTGATGATCTTCGGCAACGGTTCCGTGGCCAATGTCGAACTCAAGAACACCAAGGGCCACCACGCCGGCTGGCTGAACATCGCCATGGGCTATGGCTTCGGCGTCATGTTCCCGGTGCTCATGTTCGGTGGCGTATCCGGCGCTCATATCAACCCGGCCATGACCATCGCCCAGGCCGTCAACGGCCTGTTCCCGTGGAGCGACGTGCTGCCGTACATCGTCGCTCAGCTGCTCGGCGCCCTGCTCGGCCAGTTCATCGTCTACCTGACCTACTACCCGCACTACAAGGAGACCGAGGACGCCGACGCCATCCTCGGCACCTTCTGCACCACCGACGCGGACAACCAGAAGGTCAACTACTTCCTCAACGAGATGTTCGGCACCCTGGTGCTCGTCTTCGGCGCCCTGTGCTGCCTGTCCCTGGCTTGGGGCAAGCAGGATTACGCCGCCGCCTCCATCGTCGTCGGCTTCATTGTGTGGGGCCTCGTGACCTCCATGGGTGGCCCGACCGGCCCTGGCCTGAACCCGGCCCGCGACCTCATGCCGCGTCTGCTGCACGCCATCCTGCCAATCCCGCACAAGGGCTCCTCCCGCTGGGGCGAGGCTTGGATCCCGGTTGTGGCCCCGATTGTCGGTGCCATTATCGGTGCTTGGCTGTACGTGTTCTTCTTCGCCAGCTGA